A DNA window from Pogona vitticeps strain Pit_001003342236 chromosome 2, PviZW2.1, whole genome shotgun sequence contains the following coding sequences:
- the LOC110071058 gene encoding uncharacterized protein LOC110071058 isoform X1 translates to MDCRKSFQVISQLSFHQRTLTGEKLYKCMECGKSFSDSGSYTKHQRTHTGERPYKCMECGKTFSRSSNLRSHHRTHTGERPYKCAECEKNFSQRGSYIKHQRTHTGERPYQCVECEKSFSRSSSLSYHLRTHTGERPYQCAECEKNFSRRGSYIKHQRTHTGERPYQCAECEKNFSERGSYINHQRTHTGERPYKCMECGKSFSQSSNLSRHQRTHRGEKQYKCMECGNSFSQSSHLSRHQRSHRGEKLYKCMECGKSFTRSSSLSIHQRTHRGEKLYKCMECGKSFTQSSSLSRHQQNHTGEKPYECLECGKSFSRSSHLSSHQRTHTGERPYQCTECEKNFSQRGSCIKHQRTHTGERPYKCMECGKSFSQSSHLSKHQQTHTGEKPYKCMECGKSFSSSSQLYSHQRTHTGEKPYKCMECGKSFSQSGDLRLHQRTHTGEKPHKCMECGKSFSQSGDLRLHQRTHTGETISVHGMWKELQSEQCP, encoded by the coding sequence ATGGATTGTAGAAAGAGCTTCCAAGTAATAAGTCAACTTAGTTTCCATCAAAGGACTCTCACTGGGGAGAAActatacaaatgcatggaatgcggaaaaagcttcagtgacagtggatcatatactaaacatcaaagaactcacacaggggagagaccgtataaatgcatggaatgtggaaagactttCAGTCGGAGTAGTAACCTGAGATCCCATcacagaactcacacaggggagagaccCTATAAGTGTGCGGAATGTGAAAAAAACTTCAGTCAGAGGGGATCATATAttaaacatcaaagaactcacacaggagagagacCATATCAGTGTGTGGagtgtgaaaagagcttcagtcggagtagTAGCCTGAGTTACCAtctaagaactcacacaggggagagaccATATCAGTGTGCGGAATGTGAAAAAAACTTCAGTCGGAGGGGATCATATAttaaacatcaaagaactcacacaggggagagaccATATCAGTGTGCGGAATGTGAAAAAAACTTCAGTGAGAGGGGATCATATATTaatcatcaaagaactcacacaggggagagaccatataaatgcatggaatgtggaaagagcttcagtcagagcagtaacctTAGTAGACATCAACGAACTCACAGAGGGGAGAAACagtataaatgtatggaatgtggaaatagcttcagtcagagcagtcaccttAGTAGACATCAACGATCTCACAGAGGGGAGAAactgtataaatgcatggaatgtggaaagagcttcactcgGAGCAGTAGCCTGAGTATACATCAACGAACTCACAGAGGGGAAAAactgtataaatgcatggaatgtggaaagagcttcactcagaGCAGTAGCCTGAGTAGACATCAACAAaatcacacaggtgagaaaccatatgagtgcctggaatgtggaaagagcttcagtcggagcagtcacctgagttcccatcaaagaactcacacaggggagagaccATATCAGTGTACGGAATGTGAAAAAAACTTCAGTCAGAGGGGATCATGTAttaaacatcaaagaactcacacaggggagagaccatataaatgcatggaatgtggaaagagcttcagtcagagcagtcacctgagtaAACATCAAcaaactcacactggagagaaaccatataaatgcatggagtgtggaaagagcttcagcagcagcagtcagctttattcccatcaaagaactcacactggagagaaaccgtataaatgtatggaatgtggaaagagttttagtcagagtggtgatcttaggttacatcaaaggactcacactggtgagaaaccacacaaatgcatggaatgtggaaagagctttagtcagagtggtgatcttaggttacatcaaagaactcacacgggAGAAACTATatcagtgcatggaatgtggaaagagcttcagtcggagcagTGTCCTTAG